Proteins from a genomic interval of Xanthomonas sp. AM6:
- a CDS encoding Rne/Rng family ribonuclease has product MKRMLINATQAEELRVAIVDGQTLYDIDIEQPSKEQKKSNIYKGRITRLEPSLEAAFVEYGGERHGFLPLKEISRDYFQAGVDHNKATIRELLREGQEVVVQVDKEERGNKGAALTTFISLAGRYMVLMPNSPSAGGVSRRIEGEDRAALKEALDKLNIPDDMGVIIRTAGVGRDAEELQWDLDYLLQVWKSIAEAALAKPAPFLIYQESRLIIRALRDYLRADIGEILVDTPEMYGDAQEFMQQVMPQSLRKLKHYTDDIPLFNRFQIESQIEAAYERSVRLPSGGSIVVDQTEALTAVDVNSSRATKGSDIEDTAFQTNLEAAEEVARQLRLRDLGGLVVIDFIDMASNKHQREVENRLQNALKYDRARVQIGRISRFGLLEMSRQRLRPSLGESSQIVCPRCDGHGRMRSVESMSLSIIRVAEEHAMKENTGQVLVQAPVEIANYLLNEKRRALSEIEKRHDAPIVIVADEQLHTPHYEVTRLRENELGEESAKPSYQRNTPRKLPVHALTKAQLNIPAPAVTNVKHSQPAPVREVVEAPEPVAAPVQVQAPAPAPVAAPATGVVGWLKRIFGAGESPAPAPAASEPAQRQRAHDGNRNRNDRGDRNARRDGNRNGGQGGNAARGNGGNMRRDERRPGNGGGNAQGGQQNLASKPPRNEQAPQQAKPQQQPKAPKQQQPQNPPRQPKPQQEPAQAALQGDRPQRQPRQDDAAPKPVTAPAAVAQDATTIAAAAVAGGAAALSNDAPTNEATTTAPAAVAAQPQVAPSGIDERESAAETAQAVPAGETGDADDVNGEAGGRRRRGRRGGRRRRRGNGEAGSGSEGAAFDDNELDAGDGDSDGETAPAPSRSQPEFDFDDDASPADATAAKPQQAPRPPREKREPRPERAAAAQAPNAAAATAAPQAEGDAAPAQAAPDAATSAVPHAESHTAPAQAAPVAAAAAIATAPAVAAPAAVDVAPVGTAQTENAAPVAAVPVAPVSETPVAHSEAAPAAERIAPIVTEPAAEASPAQTIEDALQPTPAPIVEQPVPVATTTRAAGTETVAASAAPVEESAVVSTTAAKPQQDAAPAPQPLAEEEPSKPAYMPVQTTLLDAFPEEPAAAVAPTTPAPAPIAAAPAANAAESSRASEAETAPAEPTGNGLFDAPPAPPADAPVAVAQHQPPRARADDSDDDKEHKDRAS; this is encoded by the coding sequence ATGAAGCGAATGCTGATCAACGCCACGCAGGCCGAAGAGCTGCGTGTGGCCATCGTGGACGGCCAGACCCTGTACGACATCGACATCGAGCAGCCGTCCAAGGAACAGAAGAAGTCCAACATCTACAAAGGCCGCATCACCCGGCTCGAACCCTCGCTCGAAGCCGCCTTCGTCGAATACGGCGGCGAGCGCCACGGCTTCCTGCCGCTGAAGGAAATCTCCCGCGATTACTTCCAGGCCGGCGTCGACCACAACAAGGCGACGATCCGCGAACTGCTGCGCGAGGGCCAGGAAGTGGTGGTCCAGGTGGACAAGGAGGAACGCGGCAACAAGGGCGCCGCGCTGACCACGTTCATCTCCCTGGCCGGCCGCTACATGGTGCTGATGCCGAACTCGCCCAGCGCCGGCGGCGTCTCGCGCCGGATCGAGGGCGAGGACCGCGCCGCGCTGAAGGAAGCGCTGGACAAGCTGAACATCCCCGACGACATGGGCGTGATCATCCGCACCGCCGGCGTCGGCCGCGATGCCGAAGAACTGCAGTGGGACCTGGACTACCTGCTGCAGGTCTGGAAGTCGATCGCCGAGGCCGCCCTGGCCAAGCCGGCGCCGTTCCTGATCTACCAGGAATCGCGGCTGATCATCCGCGCCCTGCGCGACTACCTGCGCGCCGACATCGGCGAGATCCTGGTCGATACCCCCGAGATGTACGGCGATGCCCAGGAGTTCATGCAGCAGGTGATGCCGCAGAGCCTGCGCAAGCTCAAGCACTACACCGACGACATCCCGCTGTTCAACCGCTTCCAGATCGAATCGCAGATCGAGGCGGCCTACGAGCGCAGCGTGCGCCTGCCCTCCGGCGGCTCGATCGTGGTCGACCAGACCGAGGCGCTGACCGCGGTGGACGTCAACTCCTCGCGCGCGACCAAGGGCAGCGACATCGAGGACACCGCGTTCCAGACCAACCTGGAGGCCGCCGAAGAGGTGGCGCGCCAGCTGCGCCTGCGCGACCTCGGCGGCCTAGTGGTCATCGACTTCATCGACATGGCCTCCAACAAGCACCAGCGCGAAGTCGAGAACCGCCTGCAGAACGCGCTCAAGTACGACCGCGCGCGGGTGCAGATCGGGCGCATCTCGCGCTTCGGCCTGCTCGAGATGAGCCGCCAGCGCCTGCGCCCGTCGCTGGGCGAGTCCAGCCAGATCGTGTGCCCGCGCTGCGACGGCCACGGCCGCATGCGCAGCGTCGAGTCGATGTCGCTGTCGATCATCCGCGTCGCCGAAGAGCACGCGATGAAGGAGAACACCGGGCAGGTGCTGGTACAGGCCCCGGTGGAGATCGCCAACTACCTGCTCAACGAGAAGCGCCGCGCGCTCAGCGAGATCGAGAAGCGCCACGACGCGCCGATCGTCATCGTCGCCGACGAGCAGCTGCACACTCCGCACTACGAGGTGACCCGCCTGCGCGAGAACGAGCTCGGCGAGGAAAGCGCCAAGCCCAGCTACCAGCGCAACACCCCGCGCAAGCTGCCGGTGCACGCGCTGACCAAGGCGCAGCTCAACATTCCGGCGCCCGCGGTGACCAACGTGAAGCACTCGCAGCCGGCCCCGGTGCGCGAAGTGGTCGAGGCGCCCGAACCGGTCGCCGCGCCCGTGCAGGTGCAGGCTCCGGCTCCGGCCCCCGTCGCGGCCCCGGCCACCGGCGTGGTCGGCTGGCTGAAGCGGATCTTCGGCGCCGGCGAAAGCCCGGCTCCGGCCCCGGCCGCGAGCGAGCCGGCGCAGCGCCAGCGCGCCCACGACGGCAACCGCAACCGCAACGATCGCGGCGACCGCAACGCGCGCCGCGACGGCAACCGCAACGGCGGCCAGGGCGGCAATGCCGCGCGCGGCAACGGCGGCAACATGCGCCGCGACGAACGCCGTCCGGGCAATGGCGGTGGCAACGCGCAGGGCGGCCAGCAGAACCTGGCGTCCAAGCCGCCGCGCAACGAGCAGGCGCCGCAGCAGGCCAAGCCGCAGCAGCAGCCGAAGGCGCCGAAGCAGCAGCAGCCGCAGAACCCGCCGCGCCAGCCCAAGCCGCAGCAGGAGCCGGCCCAGGCCGCGCTGCAGGGCGACAGGCCGCAGCGCCAGCCGCGCCAGGACGACGCCGCGCCCAAGCCGGTGACGGCGCCGGCCGCTGTCGCGCAGGATGCCACCACGATCGCGGCAGCCGCCGTGGCCGGTGGCGCCGCCGCGCTGAGCAACGATGCGCCGACCAATGAGGCCACCACCACCGCGCCGGCCGCCGTTGCGGCGCAGCCGCAGGTGGCGCCGTCCGGCATCGATGAACGCGAAAGCGCCGCAGAGACCGCGCAGGCCGTCCCGGCCGGCGAGACCGGCGACGCCGACGACGTCAACGGCGAGGCCGGTGGCCGCCGCCGTCGCGGCCGTCGCGGCGGCCGTCGCCGTCGCCGCGGCAACGGCGAGGCCGGCAGCGGCAGCGAAGGCGCAGCGTTCGACGACAACGAGTTGGATGCCGGCGACGGCGATAGCGACGGCGAGACCGCGCCGGCGCCGAGCCGCAGCCAGCCGGAGTTCGACTTCGACGACGATGCCAGCCCGGCCGACGCCACCGCGGCCAAGCCGCAGCAGGCGCCGCGTCCGCCGCGGGAAAAGCGCGAGCCGCGCCCCGAGCGAGCGGCTGCCGCGCAGGCACCGAACGCTGCTGCCGCAACCGCAGCGCCGCAGGCCGAGGGCGACGCCGCTCCGGCGCAGGCTGCGCCGGATGCTGCAACCTCCGCAGTGCCGCATGCCGAAAGCCACACGGCTCCGGCCCAGGCCGCGCCGGTTGCCGCAGCCGCAGCGATCGCAACGGCGCCTGCCGTTGCCGCGCCGGCAGCAGTCGACGTGGCACCGGTCGGCACCGCGCAGACGGAAAACGCAGCGCCGGTAGCGGCGGTGCCTGTGGCGCCCGTCAGCGAGACGCCAGTGGCGCATTCCGAGGCAGCGCCTGCCGCGGAACGCATTGCGCCGATCGTCACCGAGCCGGCGGCTGAAGCGTCGCCTGCGCAGACCATCGAGGACGCACTGCAGCCGACACCGGCGCCGATCGTCGAGCAGCCGGTCCCGGTCGCCACGACGACGCGCGCAGCCGGAACGGAAACGGTGGCGGCATCGGCCGCGCCGGTCGAGGAATCGGCAGTGGTGTCCACGACGGCTGCCAAGCCGCAGCAGGACGCCGCGCCGGCACCGCAGCCGCTCGCCGAGGAAGAACCCAGCAAGCCGGCCTACATGCCGGTGCAGACCACGCTGCTGGACGCCTTCCCCGAGGAGCCGGCCGCCGCCGTCGCACCGACGACGCCGGCACCGGCACCGATCGCTGCAGCCCCGGCGGCGAACGCCGCCGAGAGCAGCCGCGCCAGCGAGGCCGAAACGGCACCTGCCGAGCCCACCGGCAACGGCTTGTTCGACGCACCGCCCGCCCCTCCGGCCGATGCGCCGGTCGCGGTCGCCCAGCACCAGCCGCCGCGCGCCAGGGCCGACGACAGCGACGACGACAAGGAGCACAAGGACCGCGCCAGCTGA
- a CDS encoding RluA family pseudouridine synthase — protein sequence MTSPPIPPKPRDVATSAVRILKVPEDRAGQRVDNFLLGQLKGAPRSLIYKLMRSGQVRVNGGRTKAERKLEAGDEVRIPPVRLNEEGEKTAPPDAFMARLEAAIVYEDARLLALNKPSGVASHGGSGISFGAIETLRALRPNQSLELVHRLDRDTSGLLIVAKKRSALTEMQALMREDDRVEGRGISKRYLTLLAGRMPDGVMSVDAPLHIGLRQGGERHVQVNAAGKESLSHFRVLERRGGHSYCEVRIETGRTHQIRVHAQHLGHPVAGDDKYGDPAVNKRLREQIGLKRLFLHAASLEFTLDGGKTPYLLNAPLADELAEALNRLGG from the coding sequence ATGACTTCCCCCCCGATCCCTCCCAAGCCGCGCGACGTCGCGACCAGTGCGGTGCGCATTCTCAAGGTCCCTGAAGACAGGGCGGGACAGCGCGTAGACAATTTCCTGCTCGGCCAGCTCAAGGGCGCCCCGCGCAGCCTGATCTACAAGCTGATGCGCAGCGGCCAGGTGCGGGTGAATGGGGGCCGCACCAAGGCCGAGCGCAAGCTGGAGGCGGGCGACGAGGTGCGCATCCCGCCGGTGCGGCTGAACGAAGAGGGCGAGAAGACCGCGCCGCCGGACGCGTTCATGGCCCGGCTGGAGGCGGCGATCGTCTACGAGGACGCGCGGCTGCTGGCGCTGAACAAGCCGTCCGGGGTCGCCAGCCATGGCGGCAGCGGGATCAGCTTCGGCGCCATCGAGACCCTGCGCGCCCTGCGCCCGAACCAGAGCCTGGAGCTGGTGCACCGGCTCGACCGCGACACCTCCGGGCTGCTGATCGTGGCCAAGAAGCGCTCGGCGCTGACCGAGATGCAGGCGCTGATGCGCGAGGACGACCGGGTCGAGGGTCGCGGCATCAGCAAGCGCTACCTGACCCTGCTGGCCGGGCGCATGCCCGACGGGGTGATGAGCGTGGACGCGCCGCTGCACATCGGCCTGCGCCAGGGCGGCGAGCGCCACGTGCAGGTGAACGCGGCCGGCAAGGAATCGCTGAGCCATTTCCGGGTGCTGGAGCGGCGCGGCGGGCACTCCTATTGCGAGGTGCGGATCGAGACCGGCCGCACCCACCAGATCCGCGTGCACGCGCAGCACCTGGGGCACCCGGTCGCCGGCGACGACAAGTACGGCGATCCTGCAGTCAACAAGCGCCTGCGCGAGCAGATCGGGCTCAAGCGCCTGTTCCTGCATGCCGCGTCACTGGAGTTCACCCTCGACGGCGGCAAGACGCCCTATCTATTGAATGCGCCGCTGGCCGACGAACTGGCCGAGGCGCTGAACCGCCTGGGCGGCTGA
- a CDS encoding DUF3300 domain-containing protein, which yields METRSLPSTRLALALATAASVLALSACQRQPPAPPAPAAATAAPAPAPYVPPSADQLYKLVAPIALFPDKLLAQTLAASVYPDQLADAETWLRNNSGVAAADRLQAAAAQPWDPSVKALIAFPEVVAQLAGNGDWTRALGDAYAHDPNEVLDAIQVMRGRAQAQGHLRSTPQQRVQVVRRTLVEPTYADDRIPPPPQTIVIEPAQPDVVYVPRYDPDVVYGAPVDVYRAYRYRPRPYSEGDLVTAGIVSFGVGVLVGDALEHRHHGPLGWLAPAPAWHRWGWNSWGMNWNAPPSAPHYVVYQNRVYAPRTTIVNTITNNRIDTRRFVHDDNRSVPPQAALPAGAAAIALAPHLAQTPRGPAPQFAPAATPRRAVDYAQLSTPHFNERMLQPGRPVVANAVQRPPLPGLNGANVTAAAREAHAQPPFAQSPHAPMPISAADPRHALPMANAAEARRRDMLQAMRGNAPMPSMRTAPAAQAMSMPAPHRDDPRAQQARFAPEPPRQAPHPLAAFSAQQPAPTHREAAMREFPERVQAMPRQEQQRPPLQEQRMARIAPPRPQPMHAPAPAPRPAPRPAQAHSEPRHGHEHDKRDG from the coding sequence ATGGAAACCCGCTCCCTGCCGTCCACCAGGCTGGCACTGGCGCTGGCCACCGCCGCGAGCGTCCTGGCGCTGAGCGCCTGCCAGCGGCAACCACCGGCGCCGCCGGCACCGGCCGCGGCGACCGCCGCTCCCGCGCCAGCGCCGTACGTGCCGCCCAGCGCCGACCAGCTGTACAAGCTGGTGGCGCCGATCGCGCTGTTCCCCGACAAGCTGCTCGCGCAGACCCTGGCCGCCTCGGTGTACCCGGACCAGCTCGCCGACGCCGAAACCTGGCTGCGCAACAACAGCGGCGTGGCCGCCGCCGACCGCCTGCAGGCGGCCGCGGCGCAGCCGTGGGATCCCAGCGTCAAGGCGCTGATCGCGTTTCCCGAGGTGGTCGCCCAACTGGCCGGCAACGGCGACTGGACCCGCGCGCTCGGCGACGCCTATGCGCACGACCCCAACGAGGTGCTCGACGCGATCCAGGTCATGCGCGGCCGCGCGCAGGCGCAGGGCCACCTGCGCAGCACGCCGCAGCAACGCGTGCAGGTGGTGCGGCGCACGCTGGTGGAGCCGACCTACGCCGACGACCGGATCCCGCCGCCGCCGCAGACCATCGTCATCGAACCGGCGCAGCCGGACGTGGTCTATGTCCCGCGCTACGACCCGGACGTGGTCTACGGCGCGCCGGTCGACGTCTACCGCGCGTACCGCTATCGCCCGCGGCCGTACAGCGAAGGCGACCTGGTCACCGCCGGCATCGTCTCCTTCGGCGTCGGCGTGCTGGTCGGCGACGCGCTCGAGCACCGCCACCACGGCCCGCTGGGCTGGCTTGCGCCGGCGCCGGCCTGGCACCGCTGGGGCTGGAACAGCTGGGGCATGAACTGGAACGCCCCGCCCTCGGCGCCGCACTACGTGGTTTACCAGAACCGCGTCTATGCGCCGCGCACCACCATCGTCAACACCATCACCAACAACCGGATCGACACGCGCCGCTTCGTGCATGACGACAACCGCAGCGTTCCGCCGCAGGCGGCGCTGCCTGCGGGTGCGGCCGCCATCGCCCTGGCGCCGCATCTGGCCCAGACCCCGCGCGGCCCCGCACCGCAGTTCGCACCGGCGGCGACGCCACGCCGCGCGGTCGACTATGCGCAGCTGTCCACGCCGCATTTCAATGAACGGATGCTGCAGCCGGGTCGCCCGGTCGTGGCGAACGCGGTGCAGCGGCCGCCGCTGCCTGGGCTGAACGGCGCGAACGTTACGGCTGCCGCACGCGAGGCGCATGCGCAGCCGCCGTTCGCGCAATCGCCACACGCGCCCATGCCGATATCCGCGGCCGATCCCCGCCACGCGCTGCCGATGGCCAACGCCGCTGAAGCGCGGCGGCGCGACATGCTCCAGGCGATGCGCGGCAACGCGCCGATGCCGAGCATGCGGACGGCGCCTGCGGCACAGGCGATGTCCATGCCGGCACCGCACCGCGACGATCCGCGTGCGCAGCAGGCCCGGTTCGCCCCCGAGCCGCCACGGCAGGCACCGCACCCGCTCGCCGCCTTCAGTGCCCAGCAGCCGGCACCCACGCACCGGGAGGCAGCGATGCGGGAGTTCCCGGAGCGTGTTCAGGCCATGCCGCGACAGGAACAGCAGCGGCCGCCGCTGCAGGAGCAGCGCATGGCCCGGATCGCGCCACCGCGGCCGCAGCCCATGCACGCGCCCGCGCCCGCGCCGCGCCCGGCCCCGCGGCCGGCACAAGCGCACTCCGAGCCCCGCCACGGACACGAGCACGACAAGCGCGACGGATAA
- the zupT gene encoding zinc transporter ZupT has protein sequence MLDIPLHNVWIALAVTLAAGLATALGSVLVLFTKGPNPRLLAFGLAFAGGAMVYVSLTEILGKSITSFTKAFDPNLGYAYATLAFLAGMALIVVIDRLVPNPHESLNAKDPLFREDNRAYIKRVGLLTAVAITAHNFPEGLATFFATLESPTVGMPLAFAIAVHNIPEGIAIAVPVHYATGRKSYAFAASLLSGLAEPIGAIIGYVALSQFLSEAIFGAVFGVIAGVMVFLALDELLPAAKRYAKGHETVYGLVAGMATLALSLVLFRLSTTP, from the coding sequence ATGCTGGATATTCCGTTGCACAACGTCTGGATCGCCCTGGCGGTCACCCTGGCCGCCGGCCTGGCCACTGCGCTGGGCAGCGTGCTGGTGCTGTTCACCAAGGGCCCCAACCCGCGCCTGCTCGCCTTCGGCCTGGCCTTCGCCGGCGGCGCGATGGTGTACGTGTCGCTGACCGAGATCCTCGGCAAGTCGATCACCTCGTTCACCAAAGCCTTCGATCCGAACCTGGGCTATGCCTACGCCACCCTGGCGTTCCTGGCCGGCATGGCGCTGATCGTGGTGATCGACCGGCTGGTGCCCAACCCGCACGAAAGCCTCAACGCCAAGGACCCCCTGTTCCGGGAGGACAACCGCGCCTACATCAAGCGCGTCGGCCTGCTGACCGCGGTGGCGATCACCGCGCACAATTTCCCCGAAGGCCTAGCGACGTTCTTCGCCACGCTGGAGAGCCCTACCGTCGGCATGCCACTGGCGTTCGCGATCGCCGTGCACAACATTCCCGAAGGCATCGCCATCGCGGTGCCGGTGCACTACGCCACCGGGCGCAAGTCCTACGCCTTCGCCGCCAGCCTGCTGTCGGGCCTGGCCGAGCCGATCGGCGCGATCATCGGCTACGTGGCGCTGTCGCAGTTCCTGTCCGAGGCGATCTTCGGCGCGGTGTTCGGGGTCATCGCCGGGGTAATGGTGTTCCTGGCCCTGGACGAACTGCTGCCCGCGGCCAAGCGCTACGCCAAGGGCCACGAGACCGTGTACGGGCTGGTCGCCGGCATGGCCACGCTGGCGCTGAGCCTGGTGCTGTTCCGCCTGTCCACCACGCCCTGA
- a CDS encoding energy transducer TonB produces MPVLSPRFVRLPTLAGLAAALLLGGCGKSEQSQTQAVAAPPTDVAAVQTPPPDYPIELACAGLGGKVVLKVVVGVEGKPTDVQLVGSSGQPKLDASAQERVREWVFKPATRNGKAVPWTIQVPVNFTVPQPRPDRCFALDAQAHGAG; encoded by the coding sequence ATGCCCGTCCTGTCCCCTCGTTTCGTGCGCCTCCCGACGCTCGCCGGCCTTGCGGCGGCCTTGCTGCTGGGCGGCTGCGGCAAGTCCGAGCAGTCGCAGACCCAGGCCGTGGCGGCGCCGCCGACCGACGTCGCCGCGGTGCAGACCCCGCCGCCGGACTACCCGATCGAACTGGCCTGCGCCGGGCTCGGCGGCAAGGTGGTGCTGAAGGTGGTGGTCGGCGTTGAGGGCAAGCCGACCGACGTGCAGCTGGTCGGCAGCAGCGGCCAGCCCAAGCTCGACGCCTCGGCGCAGGAGCGCGTGCGCGAATGGGTGTTCAAGCCCGCCACCCGCAACGGCAAGGCGGTGCCGTGGACGATCCAGGTGCCGGTCAACTTCACCGTGCCGCAACCGCGTCCGGACCGCTGTTTCGCGCTCGATGCGCAGGCGCACGGCGCCGGCTGA
- a CDS encoding 4a-hydroxytetrahydrobiopterin dehydratase: MNDLIPLERAHCSPCKGSEYKLTQARLAELLPQVPGWELVENGMAISRTFRFPDYYRTLAFVNALAWIAHREDHHPDLGVHYDRVVVRYSTHDVGGLSENDFICAAKASALPE, from the coding sequence ATGAACGACCTGATCCCGCTCGAACGGGCCCATTGCTCGCCCTGCAAGGGCAGCGAATACAAGCTCACCCAGGCGCGCCTGGCCGAATTGCTGCCGCAGGTGCCCGGCTGGGAATTGGTCGAGAACGGCATGGCGATCAGCCGCACGTTCCGCTTCCCCGACTACTACCGCACGCTGGCGTTCGTGAACGCGCTGGCCTGGATCGCGCACCGCGAGGACCACCACCCCGACCTGGGCGTGCACTACGACCGCGTGGTGGTGCGCTATTCCACCCACGACGTCGGCGGCCTCAGCGAAAACGACTTCATCTGCGCCGCCAAGGCGTCGGCCCTTCCGGAATGA
- a CDS encoding NfuA family Fe-S biogenesis protein: protein MIQISDNAQTHFRKLLEREAVPGMGVRLSAVDPGTARADARLEFAEPADLAGDEWAIDCAGFTLYVAADSVGWLDGAEIDYVTQGTGQQLTIKAPKIKGEAPGEAASLVERVRWVVENEVNPQLAQHGGRVAVQEVSAEGVVLLRFGGGCHGCGMADVTLKQGIEKTLMGRVPGITAVRDATDHDSGSAPYIPRDTAA from the coding sequence ATGATCCAGATCTCCGACAACGCGCAGACCCATTTCCGCAAACTGCTCGAACGCGAGGCCGTGCCCGGCATGGGCGTGCGCCTGAGCGCGGTCGATCCCGGCACCGCACGCGCCGACGCGCGGCTGGAGTTCGCCGAACCGGCGGACCTGGCCGGCGACGAATGGGCGATCGACTGCGCCGGCTTCACCCTGTACGTCGCCGCCGACAGCGTCGGCTGGCTGGACGGCGCGGAGATCGACTACGTCACCCAGGGCACCGGCCAGCAGCTGACGATCAAGGCACCGAAGATCAAGGGCGAGGCGCCGGGCGAGGCCGCCTCGCTGGTCGAGCGGGTGCGCTGGGTGGTCGAGAACGAGGTCAACCCGCAGCTCGCCCAGCACGGCGGCCGGGTGGCGGTGCAGGAAGTGTCGGCCGAGGGCGTGGTGCTGCTGCGCTTCGGCGGCGGCTGCCACGGCTGCGGCATGGCCGACGTGACCTTGAAGCAGGGCATCGAGAAGACGCTGATGGGGCGCGTGCCGGGCATCACCGCCGTGCGCGACGCCACCGACCACGACAGTGGCAGCGCGCCGTACATCCCGCGCGACACCGCGGCCTGA
- a CDS encoding cytochrome c → MPKAEHALRPAIVLLAALWLGACSQSQVESTSQSAGDPGHASGEHGSGSSAGLPSGRIAAGEKLAQAKGKATGQSCIDCHGADGNAPIDPTYPKLGGQYGDYVAHALQAYRTGDRQHALMTPQAAPLSDQDIADLAAYFGSRATQLRDMHDLK, encoded by the coding sequence ATGCCGAAAGCCGAGCACGCACTGCGTCCCGCCATCGTCCTGCTTGCTGCCCTGTGGTTGGGGGCATGTTCGCAATCGCAGGTTGAATCCACCAGCCAGTCCGCCGGCGACCCCGGCCATGCCAGCGGCGAACACGGTTCCGGCTCCTCCGCCGGCCTGCCCAGCGGACGCATCGCCGCCGGCGAGAAGCTGGCCCAGGCCAAGGGCAAGGCCACCGGGCAGAGCTGCATCGACTGCCACGGCGCCGACGGCAACGCGCCGATCGATCCGACCTATCCCAAGCTCGGCGGCCAGTACGGCGACTACGTCGCGCATGCGCTGCAGGCGTACCGCACCGGCGATCGCCAGCATGCGCTGATGACGCCGCAGGCCGCGCCGCTCAGCGACCAGGACATCGCCGACCTGGCGGCCTACTTCGGTTCGCGCGCCACCCAGCTGCGCGACATGCACGACCTGAAGTAA
- a CDS encoding cytochrome c, with amino-acid sequence MRTQPLAACFALAVLASLGITPAVAQTAPAPAAAPAPAAAPAPAATPAPATAAPAAGNAANGKLLTYTCQGCHGVTGYKNAYPSYRIPKIGGQSAQYLTQALTEYRLGKRKHPTMQAQAESFSDQDIADIAAFLTTLK; translated from the coding sequence ATGCGCACGCAGCCGCTAGCCGCTTGTTTTGCCCTGGCCGTCCTCGCTTCTCTCGGGATCACCCCGGCAGTGGCGCAGACCGCGCCGGCGCCCGCCGCCGCTCCCGCCCCAGCCGCCGCTCCCGCCCCAGCCGCCACCCCGGCGCCGGCCACCGCCGCGCCCGCCGCCGGCAATGCCGCCAACGGCAAGCTGCTGACCTATACCTGTCAGGGCTGCCACGGGGTCACCGGCTACAAGAACGCCTACCCGAGCTACCGCATTCCCAAGATCGGCGGCCAGTCGGCGCAGTACCTGACCCAGGCGCTGACCGAATACCGGCTCGGCAAGCGCAAGCACCCGACCATGCAGGCCCAGGCGGAAAGCTTCTCCGACCAGGATATCGCCGACATCGCCGCTTTCCTGACCACCCTCAAGTAG
- a CDS encoding efflux RND transporter periplasmic adaptor subunit, with product MTRYSTRRRTASCAAALLITSALLLGGCKPAAGDAQAKQKEAEKAPDAIPVEVAKATRRAVAASYSGTAALEARAESQVVAKTSGVALAVLAEEGQQVRAGQPLVRLDPDRARLAVAQSEAQLRKLENNYRRSQQLVGQQLVSAADVDQIKYDLANVRAQHQLAALELSYATVVAPISGVIASRSIKTGNFVQINTPIFRIVDDSRLEATLNVPERELATLKAGQPVTLLADALPGKQYLGKVDRIAPVVDSGSGTFRVVCAFEEGAEALQPGMFGRIRIDYDQRADALVVPRLALLDDGEPAVFKVNAGKVARVPVTLGYSEGPWVEIRAGLQPGDQVVTAGKVALRDGSRVQVIAPQREVADAGGNAAVGAH from the coding sequence ATGACGCGATATTCCACGCGCCGACGCACCGCCAGCTGCGCCGCCGCGCTGTTGATCACCTCCGCGCTGCTGCTCGGCGGCTGCAAGCCGGCGGCCGGCGATGCCCAGGCCAAGCAGAAGGAAGCCGAAAAGGCGCCGGACGCGATCCCGGTCGAGGTGGCCAAGGCGACCCGGCGCGCGGTGGCGGCCAGCTACAGCGGCACCGCCGCGCTGGAAGCGCGCGCCGAATCGCAGGTGGTGGCCAAGACCTCGGGCGTGGCCCTGGCGGTGCTGGCCGAGGAAGGCCAGCAGGTCCGCGCCGGGCAGCCGCTGGTGCGGCTGGACCCGGACCGCGCGCGGCTGGCGGTGGCGCAGAGCGAGGCGCAGCTGCGCAAGCTGGAGAACAACTATCGGCGCTCGCAGCAGCTGGTCGGCCAGCAGCTGGTCAGCGCCGCCGACGTCGACCAGATCAAGTACGACCTGGCCAACGTGCGCGCGCAGCACCAGCTGGCGGCGCTGGAACTGTCCTACGCCACCGTGGTCGCGCCGATCTCCGGGGTGATCGCCTCGCGCTCGATCAAGACCGGCAACTTCGTGCAGATCAACACCCCGATCTTCCGCATCGTCGACGACTCGCGCCTGGAGGCCACGCTCAACGTGCCCGAGCGCGAGCTGGCCACGCTCAAGGCCGGGCAGCCGGTGACGCTGCTGGCCGATGCGCTGCCGGGCAAGCAGTACCTGGGCAAGGTCGACCGCATCGCGCCGGTGGTGGATTCGGGCAGCGGCACGTTCCGGGTGGTGTGCGCGTTCGAAGAGGGCGCCGAAGCGCTGCAGCCGGGCATGTTCGGACGCATCCGCATCGACTACGACCAGCGCGCCGATGCGCTGGTGGTGCCGCGCCTGGCGCTGCTCGACGACGGCGAGCCGGCGGTGTTCAAGGTCAATGCCGGCAAGGTCGCGCGGGTGCCGGTGACGCTGGGCTATTCCGAAGGCCCGTGGGTGGAGATCCGCGCCGGCCTGCAGCCCGGCGACCAGGTGGTCACCGCCGGCAAGGTCGCGCTGCGCGACGGCAGCCGCGTGCAGGTGATCGCGCCGCAGCGCGAGGTCGCCGACGCCGGCGGCAATGCCGCGGTCGGAGCGCACTGA